In one window of Caenimonas aquaedulcis DNA:
- a CDS encoding tetratricopeptide repeat protein gives MTTNLDPIKNQFREGRHAEAIAACEALCAREPSNRDARRLCATMHALTRNFARSLELLMQIRDPAREDPDILFNIGMCERELNHLDAAQQHFRTYTEKFPASADGWASWAECKFQLGEFTEGIRLADRALGLDASMLPARKVREDCEKALRDPDALKDAVLRLLEAGQGDAALALCRDVLKTQPDNLTAKLGAEWVLSQLVPLWHVPMMNEPERNQAFQDGLATRVTAQTSVFEIGTGSGLLAMMAARLGARRVVTCEAVGLIAGTARKIVARNGYADRITVLAKPSQAVQLGPDLPEKADILVHEVFSSELLGEHVLPAIEDAKARLLKPGGAVLPGAASIMIALVGGDALGRNLHVSESFGFDLGAFNAIHPKKRPLYREDLSPTLLSGDVEVFRFDFQGQALFPAEKKVVEITATQPGLCHGVIQWIRIDMAEGIRFENHPSRRREVSNWQHTIYGFDEPLALQPGEVVAIEAMHDRARPWFSRRP, from the coding sequence ATGACGACGAACCTCGACCCGATCAAGAATCAATTCAGGGAAGGCCGGCACGCCGAAGCCATCGCCGCGTGCGAGGCGCTGTGCGCCCGCGAACCGTCGAACCGGGATGCGAGGCGCCTGTGCGCCACGATGCACGCGCTCACGCGCAACTTCGCGCGGTCGCTGGAACTGTTGATGCAGATTCGCGACCCTGCGCGCGAGGACCCCGACATCCTGTTTAACATCGGCATGTGCGAGCGCGAGCTGAATCACCTGGACGCGGCGCAGCAGCATTTCCGCACGTACACCGAGAAATTTCCCGCCTCCGCCGACGGCTGGGCGAGCTGGGCCGAATGCAAGTTCCAGCTCGGCGAGTTCACCGAAGGTATCCGCCTGGCCGACCGGGCGCTCGGGCTCGACGCGTCGATGCTCCCCGCGCGAAAGGTGCGCGAGGATTGCGAAAAGGCCTTGCGCGACCCGGACGCGTTGAAGGACGCCGTCCTGCGCCTGCTGGAGGCGGGGCAGGGAGACGCGGCGCTCGCCCTGTGCAGGGATGTGCTGAAGACCCAGCCCGACAACCTCACGGCGAAGCTGGGCGCGGAATGGGTGTTGTCGCAACTGGTGCCGCTCTGGCACGTGCCGATGATGAACGAGCCCGAGCGCAACCAGGCCTTCCAGGACGGGCTCGCCACGCGCGTGACGGCGCAGACGTCCGTCTTCGAGATCGGTACCGGCTCCGGGCTGCTGGCGATGATGGCCGCGCGGCTGGGTGCCCGGCGCGTCGTCACCTGCGAGGCGGTGGGGCTCATCGCCGGGACCGCGCGAAAGATCGTCGCGCGCAATGGCTACGCCGACCGCATCACGGTGCTCGCCAAACCCTCGCAAGCCGTGCAGCTGGGCCCGGACTTGCCCGAGAAGGCCGACATCCTCGTGCACGAAGTCTTCTCCAGCGAGCTGCTGGGCGAGCACGTGCTGCCCGCGATCGAGGACGCCAAGGCGCGTTTGCTCAAGCCGGGCGGCGCGGTGCTGCCCGGCGCCGCGAGCATCATGATTGCGCTTGTCGGCGGGGACGCGCTCGGCAGGAACCTGCACGTCTCGGAGAGCTTCGGCTTCGACCTCGGCGCGTTCAATGCCATCCACCCGAAGAAGCGACCGCTGTATCGCGAGGACCTGTCGCCCACGCTCCTCAGCGGCGACGTCGAGGTTTTCAGATTCGACTTCCAGGGGCAGGCGTTGTTTCCGGCCGAGAAGAAGGTCGTCGAGATTACGGCGACGCAACCGGGCCTTTGCCATGGCGTGATCCAGTGGATCCGCATCGACATGGCCGAAGGCATCCGCTTCGAAAACCACCCGTCGCGCCGGCGCGAGGTGTCCAACTGGCAGCACACCATCTACGGCTTCGATGAGCCGCTGGCCCTGCAGCCGGGCGAGGTGGTGGCGATCGAGGCGATGCACGACCGCGCGCGGCCGTGGTTCTCCCGCCGGCCCTGA
- a CDS encoding 2-hydroxyacid dehydrogenase: MKNVLAFKPLPADQLDRIRALHRVTVADPKVAPDAFYAALPEAHGLIGASTPIDAALLAKAPKLEVVSSVSVGVDNYDQAELRRRGILLCHTPGVLDETVADTIFGLLIATSRRFVELSNLVREGKWQNIGEDLFGDDVHGKTLGLIGFGRIGQAIARRAALGFGMRVLYHARRPVDLAAAAPDLQGKATHTPLEQLLPQSDFVVAMLPLSDATRGMVDAKFLAAMKRGAIFINGGRGPTVSEPDLLAALDSGHLRAAGLDVFTKEPLPFDSPLRTHPRVTPLPHIGSATHETRHAMAELATTNLLQALAGERPTAVFDTSAA; this comes from the coding sequence ATGAAAAACGTCCTCGCCTTCAAGCCCCTGCCCGCGGACCAGCTGGACCGCATCCGCGCCCTGCACCGCGTGACCGTCGCCGACCCGAAGGTCGCGCCCGACGCGTTCTATGCCGCGCTGCCCGAAGCGCACGGCTTGATCGGCGCGAGCACGCCCATCGACGCGGCCCTGCTCGCGAAGGCGCCGAAGCTCGAAGTCGTCTCCAGCGTGTCCGTCGGCGTGGACAACTACGACCAGGCCGAGCTGCGCCGGCGCGGCATCCTCTTGTGCCACACGCCGGGCGTGCTGGACGAGACGGTGGCCGACACCATCTTCGGTTTGCTGATCGCGACGAGCCGCCGCTTCGTGGAGCTCTCCAACCTCGTGCGCGAGGGCAAGTGGCAGAACATCGGCGAAGACCTGTTCGGCGACGACGTGCACGGCAAGACGCTGGGCCTGATCGGCTTCGGCCGCATCGGGCAGGCCATCGCGCGGCGCGCGGCGCTGGGCTTCGGCATGCGCGTGCTGTATCACGCGCGCCGCCCGGTCGATCTCGCCGCGGCCGCACCGGACCTGCAGGGCAAGGCCACGCACACGCCGCTGGAGCAGCTCCTGCCCCAGTCGGACTTCGTGGTCGCGATGCTGCCGCTGTCGGACGCCACGCGCGGCATGGTGGATGCGAAGTTCCTGGCCGCGATGAAGCGCGGCGCGATCTTCATCAACGGCGGGCGCGGCCCCACGGTGTCCGAGCCGGACTTGCTGGCCGCGCTGGACAGCGGACACCTGCGCGCCGCGGGCCTGGACGTCTTCACCAAAGAACCCCTGCCCTTCGACTCGCCGCTGCGCACGCATCCGCGCGTGACGCCACTGCCGCACATCGGCTCGGCGACGCACGAGACGCGGCATGCGATGGCGGAACTCGCGACGACGAACCTGCTGCAGGCGCTCGCGGGCGAGCGGCCGACGGCGGTGTTCGATACCTCGGCCGCCTGA
- a CDS encoding YncE family protein, translated as MRDLIVSTNDAKYRRVDGRDTYPEGAGADTLDLIDASAYPPRIVASVGISTTIAGPPQAVALSPDGRYAVVSAPNRYDRERGASVFENYLQLVDLQGTPPRVVDKAATSHHPQGVAFHPQANLLAAATAGGTVESFAIEEGRLIRKHELTVSKGRLAGIAFTPDGKAALAALRDEQGVAVLEFAGGRLQATPERVSAGVAPYAIDVCASGWAVVGNVGLAGLPGQAAQLAGDADTLTLIDLNQRPFRAVQHLSVPSLPEGVAISPDGRWIAALCMDGSNLAPGNPARREQGRVALFALRDGRAHPAGELPAGAGGQGIVFTADSRHLLAQFNVDSMLAVYTVADGALADTGHRIPTTGGPVSIRAVPGRRS; from the coding sequence ATGCGCGACCTCATCGTCTCGACCAACGACGCGAAGTACCGGCGCGTCGACGGGCGCGACACCTATCCCGAGGGGGCGGGCGCCGACACGCTGGACCTGATCGATGCCTCGGCGTATCCGCCGCGCATCGTGGCGAGCGTCGGGATCTCGACCACCATCGCCGGACCGCCGCAGGCCGTCGCGCTGTCTCCGGACGGACGCTACGCCGTCGTGTCCGCGCCCAACCGCTACGACCGCGAACGCGGCGCATCCGTCTTCGAGAACTACCTGCAGCTCGTGGACCTGCAAGGCACGCCGCCGCGCGTCGTCGACAAGGCCGCGACCTCGCATCACCCGCAAGGCGTGGCCTTCCATCCGCAGGCGAACCTGCTCGCCGCGGCGACGGCGGGCGGCACCGTCGAGTCATTCGCCATCGAAGAAGGCCGGTTGATTCGCAAGCACGAACTGACGGTTTCCAAAGGCCGCCTCGCCGGCATCGCGTTCACGCCCGACGGCAAGGCGGCGCTCGCCGCGCTGCGCGATGAGCAGGGCGTGGCCGTTCTCGAGTTCGCCGGCGGCAGGCTGCAAGCGACACCGGAGCGCGTCTCCGCCGGCGTCGCGCCCTACGCGATCGACGTGTGCGCGAGCGGCTGGGCGGTGGTCGGCAACGTCGGCCTTGCGGGGCTGCCAGGACAGGCCGCGCAACTCGCGGGCGATGCCGACACACTCACGTTGATCGACCTGAACCAGCGGCCCTTTCGCGCGGTGCAGCACCTGAGTGTGCCGTCACTGCCCGAAGGCGTCGCCATCTCGCCCGACGGCCGCTGGATCGCGGCCCTGTGCATGGACGGCTCGAATTTGGCACCCGGCAACCCGGCCCGCCGCGAGCAGGGCCGCGTCGCGCTCTTCGCGCTGCGGGATGGCCGAGCCCACCCTGCGGGCGAACTGCCTGCGGGCGCTGGAGGCCAGGGCATCGTCTTCACCGCCGACAGCCGGCATCTGCTCGCACAGTTCAATGTCGATAGCATGCTGGCTGTCTACACCGTCGCCGATGGCGCGCTGGCCGACACGGGCCATCGCATTCCCACGACCGGCGGCCCCGTTTCCATCCGCGCGGTTCCCGGCCGCCGTTCCTGA
- a CDS encoding sugar kinase: MASAPTIANDVVVFGEMMQMFVADTPGPLETITTFHKRTAGAETNTAIGFARAGLRVGWASRLGVDSMARYLMGEMQREGVDCSRVVCDPTQRTGFQFKGRVTDGGDPPVEYHRKGSAASHMTPADIDASWLTSARHLHATGVFPAISATALATARKTLELMRAAGRTISFDPNLRPTLWATPEDMRREINALAYQADWVLPGLEEGRFLTGESTPEAIAHHYLQRGAKLVAVKLGPQGAYYEGVSTSGRVPAFPVAEVVDTVGAGDGFAVGVVSALLEGASLEQAVRRGAWIGARAVQVLGDTEGLPTREELAQAGL, encoded by the coding sequence ATGGCTTCGGCCCCGACCATCGCCAACGACGTCGTCGTGTTCGGCGAGATGATGCAGATGTTCGTGGCGGACACGCCCGGGCCGCTGGAAACCATCACCACCTTCCACAAGCGCACCGCGGGCGCCGAGACCAACACCGCGATCGGCTTCGCGCGCGCCGGCCTGCGCGTGGGCTGGGCGAGCCGCCTGGGCGTCGATTCGATGGCGCGCTACCTGATGGGCGAGATGCAGCGCGAAGGCGTGGATTGCTCGCGCGTCGTGTGCGACCCCACGCAGCGCACCGGCTTCCAGTTCAAGGGCCGCGTGACGGACGGCGGCGACCCGCCGGTCGAATACCACCGCAAGGGCTCCGCCGCGAGCCACATGACGCCCGCCGACATCGATGCGTCCTGGCTCACGTCGGCGCGGCATCTCCATGCGACGGGCGTGTTCCCCGCCATCTCGGCCACGGCGCTCGCGACCGCGCGAAAGACGCTCGAACTGATGCGCGCCGCGGGCCGCACGATCTCCTTCGACCCGAACCTGCGTCCCACCTTGTGGGCCACGCCCGAGGACATGCGCCGCGAGATCAACGCGCTGGCCTACCAGGCCGACTGGGTGCTGCCGGGACTGGAAGAAGGCCGCTTCCTCACCGGCGAATCCACGCCCGAGGCGATTGCACACCATTACCTGCAGCGCGGCGCGAAGCTGGTCGCCGTGAAGCTGGGCCCCCAAGGCGCCTATTACGAGGGCGTGAGCACGAGCGGGCGCGTGCCGGCGTTCCCCGTGGCAGAGGTAGTGGACACCGTCGGTGCGGGCGACGGCTTTGCCGTCGGCGTGGTCAGCGCGTTGCTGGAAGGCGCGAGCCTGGAGCAGGCCGTGCGGCGCGGCGCCTGGATCGGCGCGCGGGCGGTCCAGGTGCTGGGCGACACCGAAGGCTTGCCCACGCGCGAAGAGCTCGCGCAAGCCGGCCTGTGA
- a CDS encoding amino acid ABC transporter ATP-binding protein, translated as MDQPAASTEPIIRVEGVEKWYGKFKVLTGIDLQVAAGERIVICGPSGSGKSTLIRCLNALEAVQKGRIVVDGMELTGNRKNIDKVRAEVGMVFQQFNLFPHLTILQNCTLAPMRTRGVSKEEAEATAMKYLTRVRIPEQASKYPAQLSGGQQQRVAIARALCMTPRIMLFDEPTSALDPEMVKEVLDTMIGLAEEGMTMLCVTHEMGFARQVADRVIFMADGAIVEQAPPQEFFTAPKHEKTRQFLGQILSSHQHHGPAAS; from the coding sequence ATGGACCAGCCCGCCGCGTCCACCGAACCCATCATCCGCGTCGAGGGCGTGGAGAAGTGGTACGGCAAGTTCAAGGTGCTCACGGGCATCGACCTGCAGGTCGCCGCGGGCGAGCGCATCGTGATCTGCGGGCCCTCGGGCTCCGGCAAGTCGACGCTGATCCGCTGCCTCAATGCGCTGGAAGCGGTGCAGAAGGGGCGCATCGTGGTCGACGGCATGGAGCTCACGGGCAACCGCAAGAACATCGACAAGGTGCGCGCGGAAGTCGGCATGGTGTTCCAGCAGTTCAACCTGTTCCCGCACCTGACCATCCTGCAGAACTGCACGCTCGCGCCGATGCGCACGCGCGGCGTGAGCAAGGAAGAGGCCGAAGCGACGGCGATGAAGTACCTCACGCGCGTGCGCATCCCCGAGCAGGCGTCCAAGTACCCGGCGCAGCTTTCGGGCGGCCAGCAGCAGCGCGTCGCGATCGCACGCGCGCTGTGCATGACGCCGCGCATCATGCTGTTCGACGAGCCGACCTCCGCGCTCGACCCCGAGATGGTCAAGGAAGTGCTGGACACGATGATCGGTCTCGCCGAGGAAGGCATGACCATGCTCTGCGTCACGCACGAGATGGGCTTCGCCCGGCAGGTCGCGGACCGCGTCATTTTCATGGCCGACGGCGCGATCGTGGAGCAGGCGCCGCCGCAGGAATTCTTCACCGCGCCGAAGCACGAGAAGACGCGCCAGTTCCTGGGCCAGATCCTCAGCTCCCACCAGCACCACGGGCCGGCGGCATCCTGA
- a CDS encoding transporter substrate-binding domain-containing protein gives MNNITRRAFAAIGLAATLSAAAVPAFAQSPEELKKKGEINVGLLVDFPPYGTTNAKNEPDGYDADVARLLGKEWGVKVNLVPVTGPNRIPFLLTNKVDVLIASLAITPERAKQVTFSKPYSAATIVVYGSKKANIKAAADLKPLRIGVARASTQDVALTAIAPQGTEIRRFDDDASAMQALISGQVDAIGCSTTVAAQIAKRVPADTFEQKFVLRQQEMAVAMRPGQEPLHKAMDDFVAKNTANGELNKLYRKWLEADLPKMQ, from the coding sequence ATGAACAACATCACCCGCCGCGCCTTCGCGGCCATCGGCCTCGCGGCCACCCTCTCGGCCGCCGCCGTGCCCGCCTTCGCGCAGTCGCCCGAAGAGCTCAAGAAAAAGGGCGAGATCAACGTCGGCCTGCTCGTGGACTTCCCGCCCTACGGCACGACCAACGCGAAGAACGAGCCGGACGGCTACGACGCCGACGTCGCGCGCCTGCTGGGCAAGGAGTGGGGCGTGAAGGTCAACCTCGTGCCCGTGACCGGCCCCAACCGCATCCCCTTCCTGCTGACCAACAAGGTCGACGTGCTGATCGCCTCGCTGGCCATCACGCCCGAGCGCGCCAAGCAGGTCACCTTCTCCAAGCCCTACTCCGCCGCGACCATCGTGGTGTACGGCTCGAAGAAGGCCAACATCAAGGCCGCCGCGGACCTGAAGCCGCTGCGCATCGGCGTCGCGCGCGCCAGCACGCAGGACGTCGCGCTCACCGCCATCGCGCCCCAGGGCACCGAGATCCGCCGCTTCGACGACGACGCGTCCGCGATGCAGGCGCTCATCTCCGGCCAGGTCGACGCGATCGGCTGCTCCACCACCGTCGCCGCGCAGATCGCCAAGCGCGTGCCGGCCGACACCTTCGAGCAGAAGTTCGTGCTGCGCCAGCAGGAAATGGCCGTCGCCATGCGCCCGGGCCAGGAGCCGCTGCACAAGGCGATGGACGACTTCGTCGCGAAGAACACCGCGAACGGTGAGCTGAACAAGCTCTACCGCAAGTGGCTCGAGGCCGACCTGCCGAAGATGCAGTAA
- a CDS encoding amino acid ABC transporter permease, translating into MRTFGFPEFLFILEAAKWTIALSLIAIIGGAIGGLLVALARTSESAAARGISTVFVQVFQGTPLLLQLFLIFFGAPVLGWDINPWLAAGFALILNTSAFLGEIWRGCIQAIPRGQWEAAEALGLHYVSRMRDVVLPQAFKIALPPTVGYMVQVIKGTSLAAIIGFAEVTRAGQIINNATFQPLIVFSVVAAIYFAMCWPLSLLAGRMERRQAAALTR; encoded by the coding sequence ATGCGCACCTTCGGCTTTCCGGAATTCCTGTTCATCCTCGAGGCGGCGAAGTGGACGATCGCGCTGTCGCTGATCGCCATCATCGGTGGCGCGATCGGCGGCCTGCTCGTCGCGCTCGCGCGCACCAGCGAGAGCGCCGCCGCGCGCGGCATCTCCACCGTCTTCGTGCAGGTGTTCCAGGGCACGCCGCTCCTGCTGCAGCTGTTCCTCATCTTCTTCGGCGCGCCCGTGCTCGGCTGGGACATCAACCCCTGGCTGGCGGCGGGCTTCGCCCTCATCCTCAACACCAGCGCCTTCCTCGGCGAGATCTGGCGCGGCTGCATCCAGGCCATCCCCCGCGGCCAATGGGAAGCCGCCGAGGCACTCGGCCTGCACTACGTGTCCCGCATGCGCGACGTGGTGCTGCCGCAAGCCTTCAAGATCGCCCTGCCCCCGACCGTGGGCTACATGGTGCAGGTCATCAAGGGCACCTCGCTCGCCGCCATCATCGGCTTCGCCGAAGTCACGCGCGCGGGCCAGATCATCAACAACGCCACCTTCCAGCCGCTGATCGTGTTCAGCGTGGTGGCCGCCATCTACTTCGCCATGTGCTGGCCGCTGTCGCTGCTCGCCGGGCGGATGGAGCGCCGCCAGGCGGCGGCACTGACGCGCTGA
- a CDS encoding amino acid ABC transporter permease, with translation MNYTFQFDAVFAAWPLLLKGTWITIQLSLTATVLGLAVAVACAWAKTSGPAPARFVVNAYIELVRNTPFLVQLFFFFFALPAIGLRWSAYAAALVAMVVNLGAYATEIIRAGIESIPRGQIEAGLALNLKRHQVFRFVILKPALKAIYPALTSQFILLMLSSAVVSAISADDLTSVAANLQSQTFRSFEIYIVVACIYLALALSFSALFKLIYRAALNYPDRR, from the coding sequence TTGAATTACACCTTCCAGTTCGACGCCGTCTTCGCGGCGTGGCCCCTCCTGCTCAAGGGCACGTGGATCACGATCCAGCTGTCGCTCACCGCGACCGTGCTCGGCCTGGCCGTGGCCGTCGCCTGCGCATGGGCCAAGACTTCGGGTCCGGCGCCGGCGCGCTTCGTCGTCAATGCTTACATCGAGCTCGTGCGCAACACGCCCTTCCTGGTGCAGCTGTTCTTCTTCTTTTTCGCGCTGCCCGCGATCGGCCTGCGCTGGTCCGCGTATGCCGCCGCGCTCGTGGCGATGGTGGTGAACCTCGGCGCCTACGCCACCGAAATCATCCGCGCAGGCATCGAGTCGATCCCGCGCGGGCAGATCGAGGCGGGCCTCGCGCTCAACCTCAAGCGCCACCAGGTGTTCCGCTTCGTCATCCTCAAGCCCGCGCTGAAGGCGATCTACCCCGCGCTCACCAGCCAGTTCATCCTGCTGATGCTCAGCTCGGCGGTGGTCTCGGCCATTTCCGCGGACGACCTCACCTCGGTGGCCGCCAACCTGCAGTCGCAGACCTTCCGCAGCTTCGAGATCTACATCGTCGTCGCGTGCATCTACCTCGCGCTCGCGCTTTCCTTCTCCGCGCTGTTCAAGCTCATCTACCGCGCGGCGCTCAACTACCCGGATCGGCGGTAA
- a CDS encoding LacI family DNA-binding transcriptional regulator, translating to MPPSSSSATRATIADVAARAGVSKSTVSRFLNRRDELLTPDIASRVESAVKALGYSPSPMAQALSRGHSRLIGLVVADVTNPFSVAVLRGAEKACKEAGYLLMLSNLGDGGVRERDAIEALASYQVAGLILNTMGRDEAAVSAAARSGRPVVLVDRRHPGMQADFVSLDNAGAVQMAAAHLLESGWRDLLYVTEPVAGVSSRRERAAAFRALANGRAGMKAHVFESTPDKPDALVAALTEHKGRGRRLAVLASNSVTTLRVAHAVAALGWEFGRDLGFAGIDETEWAPLVGPGLTTVAQPTDALGRLATACLLERMDGLDVPPRQILLNGQLVARRSSMRTAS from the coding sequence ATGCCGCCTTCTTCCTCATCCGCCACGCGCGCCACGATCGCCGACGTCGCCGCACGCGCGGGCGTCTCGAAGTCCACGGTGTCGCGCTTCCTCAATCGCCGCGACGAGCTGCTCACGCCCGACATCGCGAGCCGCGTGGAGTCGGCGGTGAAAGCGCTCGGCTACTCGCCCAGCCCGATGGCGCAGGCGCTCAGCCGCGGCCACTCGCGGCTCATCGGGCTTGTCGTCGCGGACGTCACCAACCCGTTCTCCGTCGCCGTCCTGCGCGGCGCCGAGAAAGCGTGCAAGGAAGCGGGCTACCTGCTGATGCTCTCCAACCTCGGCGACGGCGGCGTGCGCGAGCGCGACGCGATCGAGGCGCTCGCGTCCTACCAGGTGGCGGGCCTCATCCTCAACACCATGGGCCGCGACGAAGCCGCGGTGTCGGCCGCCGCGCGCAGCGGCCGGCCCGTGGTGCTGGTGGACCGGCGCCACCCGGGCATGCAGGCGGACTTCGTCTCCCTCGACAACGCGGGCGCGGTGCAGATGGCGGCCGCGCACCTGCTCGAATCCGGCTGGCGCGACTTGCTGTACGTCACCGAGCCGGTGGCGGGCGTGAGCTCGCGCCGCGAGCGCGCAGCCGCCTTCCGCGCGCTCGCGAACGGACGTGCCGGGATGAAGGCCCACGTCTTCGAGTCCACGCCCGACAAGCCCGATGCGCTCGTCGCCGCGCTCACCGAACACAAGGGACGCGGGCGGCGGCTGGCCGTGCTGGCCAGCAACTCTGTCACGACGTTGCGCGTCGCGCATGCGGTGGCCGCGCTGGGCTGGGAATTCGGGCGCGACCTTGGCTTCGCGGGCATCGACGAGACGGAGTGGGCGCCCCTGGTCGGCCCCGGCCTCACCACGGTCGCGCAGCCGACGGACGCGCTAGGACGCCTCGCCACGGCCTGCTTGCTCGAGCGCATGGATGGGCTGGACGTGCCGCCCCGCCAGATCCTGCTCAACGGGCAACTCGTGGCGCGCCGTTCGTCGATGCGCACGGCCTCCTAG
- a CDS encoding dihydrodipicolinate synthase family protein, with product MSTHRPARYRGLFPVVPTTFTESGELDLASQKRCVDFMIDAGSDGLCILANFSEQFLLADDEREVLTRAILEHVNGRVPVIVTTTHFSTKVCAERSRRAQAMGAAMLMVMPPYHGATFRVNETQIHEFYARLSDAVDIPIMIQDAPAAGTPMSAAFLARMAQDIEHVAYFKIETAGAAAKLRELLRLGGDAIEGPWDGEEAITLLPDLDAGATGAMTGGGFPDGIRPILDAYREGRRDDAIAAYERWLPLINIENRQCGPLAAKSLMKEGGVIACEAPRHPFPAINPYSRSLLVETAKRLDAMVLRWAR from the coding sequence ATGAGCACACACCGACCCGCGCGCTACCGGGGGCTCTTCCCGGTGGTCCCCACCACGTTCACCGAGAGCGGCGAGCTGGACCTCGCGAGCCAGAAGCGCTGCGTCGACTTCATGATCGACGCGGGCTCCGACGGCCTGTGCATCCTCGCGAACTTCTCCGAGCAGTTCCTGCTGGCCGACGACGAGCGCGAGGTGCTCACGCGCGCGATCCTCGAACACGTGAACGGCCGCGTGCCCGTCATCGTGACCACCACGCACTTCAGCACCAAGGTCTGCGCCGAGCGCTCGCGCCGCGCGCAGGCGATGGGCGCGGCAATGCTCATGGTGATGCCGCCCTATCACGGCGCGACCTTCCGCGTGAACGAGACGCAGATCCACGAGTTCTACGCGCGGCTCTCCGATGCGGTGGACATTCCCATCATGATCCAGGACGCGCCCGCGGCGGGCACGCCGATGTCCGCCGCCTTCCTCGCGCGGATGGCGCAGGATATCGAGCACGTCGCCTACTTCAAGATCGAGACCGCGGGCGCCGCCGCGAAGCTGCGCGAGCTGCTGCGCCTGGGCGGCGACGCGATCGAAGGACCGTGGGACGGCGAGGAAGCGATCACGCTCCTGCCCGACCTGGACGCCGGCGCCACGGGCGCGATGACCGGCGGCGGGTTCCCCGACGGGATACGGCCGATCCTCGATGCCTACCGCGAGGGGCGCCGGGACGACGCCATCGCGGCTTACGAGCGCTGGCTGCCGCTCATCAACATCGAGAACCGCCAGTGCGGCCCGCTCGCCGCGAAGTCGCTGATGAAGGAAGGCGGCGTGATCGCATGCGAAGCGCCGCGGCATCCGTTCCCCGCGATCAACCCGTACAGCCGGTCGTTGCTCGTCGAGACCGCGAAGCGGCTGGATGCGATGGTGCTGCGCTGGGCGAGGTAG
- a CDS encoding tripartite tricarboxylate transporter substrate binding protein, which translates to MKLRHTLPLLAAALLATAGAFAQDAYPSKPITIVVPYPPGGSNDVFARSIAREMGELLKQPVIVDNRPGASGTTGTLGVVRAPADGYTLVAVSSSMTTNAAIQPKMPFDPVKNLAPVAMFADGPFIVAVNNEFPAKTPKDLIAAIRAKPGAYNYASSGTGSVNQFGTELLKAQAGNLFITHIPYRGMGPAVTDLISGQTQVLMASGPSLLPMVRAGRVRAIGITSLKPSAIAPELIPFSTAVPNYEFALWWGMLAPAGTPAPVIEKLNAAINQILAKPAIREQFLREGAEARPMTAAQFGAVVAGDVERWKKLAKQQNIVAE; encoded by the coding sequence ATGAAGTTGCGCCACACCCTCCCCCTCCTCGCCGCCGCCCTCCTCGCCACCGCGGGTGCGTTCGCGCAGGACGCCTACCCCTCCAAGCCCATCACCATCGTCGTGCCGTATCCGCCCGGCGGCTCCAACGACGTGTTCGCGCGCAGCATCGCCAGGGAGATGGGTGAGCTCCTCAAGCAGCCCGTCATCGTGGACAACCGGCCCGGCGCGAGCGGCACCACCGGCACGCTGGGCGTGGTGCGCGCGCCCGCTGACGGCTACACACTGGTCGCGGTGTCGTCGAGCATGACGACCAACGCGGCGATCCAGCCGAAGATGCCTTTCGACCCGGTGAAGAACCTCGCACCCGTCGCGATGTTCGCGGACGGCCCCTTCATCGTCGCCGTGAACAACGAATTCCCCGCGAAGACCCCGAAGGACCTCATCGCGGCGATCCGCGCGAAACCCGGCGCGTACAACTACGCGTCGTCCGGCACCGGCAGCGTCAACCAGTTCGGCACCGAACTGCTCAAGGCGCAGGCGGGCAACCTCTTCATCACGCACATCCCCTATCGCGGCATGGGCCCGGCCGTCACGGACCTCATCAGCGGCCAGACGCAGGTGCTGATGGCCAGCGGCCCGAGCCTGCTGCCCATGGTGCGGGCCGGCCGCGTGCGCGCCATCGGCATCACGAGCCTCAAGCCCAGCGCGATCGCGCCGGAGCTCATCCCCTTTTCCACCGCGGTGCCGAACTACGAGTTCGCGCTCTGGTGGGGCATGCTCGCACCGGCGGGCACGCCCGCGCCGGTGATCGAGAAGCTCAACGCCGCGATCAACCAGATCCTCGCCAAGCCCGCGATCCGCGAGCAGTTCCTGCGCGAAGGCGCGGAGGCACGCCCGATGACCGCGGCGCAATTCGGCGCCGTGGTCGCCGGCGATGTCGAACGCTGGAAGAAGCTCGCGAAACAGCAGAACATCGTCGCCGAATAG